The following is a genomic window from Raphanus sativus cultivar WK10039 unplaced genomic scaffold, ASM80110v3 Scaffold0372, whole genome shotgun sequence.
TAGAAACGCTAGCCTTCTTTTATGTATTCAATGAAGGTAAAGGCTCTTCTACTGTGTAACAAAAACCTCTCTCAAGTGATTTCTGACAATCCATGCATTGCTTGTTAACTTATGTTTCTTGGACCATATGATACTCTTATATTACATTTGAGCATTCCATAACGATCATATACTCCCGAGTGGTTTGATTCCCGCGTTCTCTGTGTCATTAATACGACACTCTTGAGCTGTGAACTATTTGGTTACTATCTTCTCAACAGTACCCACATTACCTTCCACACAAGGAGGCAGAAGAGGGCCACTTTGAGTTACTTTCATCTCGTCTAGTAATGGCATCATTGACTCTCTTCCACATATGTATTATCTTCCTAATCGGAAATCCAAAGTCAGGAAGAACTTGATATATGAAACATGAAAACAGAACACACAAGGAAGTTGTAATAAGAAGATAAACCTCGGAGTTGGCTTTAGAGTAGATGATTATTATATATGACTGTCCTCTAAAAAACAAACCAGTTTTGTGATTTGACCTCTAGATAGAGTCAGGTGCTGGGCTCGAACTCGCTGAGGAAAGAGATTTAAAATGGGACCGAAACTAAAAGatcaattttcaaattaaacCGTTGAACACGGATATTAATTGTACCGAATAACCCACCCAAATCCGGAATTGAAATCGAAATTCAGGAAGAAATCGTTAGaacaaataattatatagtACTTATCAGATAAGTTGTAAAccaagaaattaaaattaaaaaaccgGGAAACAAAAAGTAAACCGAAAAATACCAGAGTTGACCGATATTTGGACAAATATTGAAAACGACAATCATGTTGTGTCTTACCACCATTAAAAACATCTCGCCAGATACATATAGATAGATAAActccgatctctctctctctctctctctctctctgcacgtcgacttcttgtttttttttttttgtgaagatGAAAGCTTTCTGCATATTCGTCGTCTCATTGCTTCTCACCGTTAATTCCAGGGTTCGTTTCCTTCTTCTAATCGGATTTTTGCTTGTATGATGATGGACTTTTGGATCTAATTTCTCTTTTTGAATTTGGATCCATGTTTCTTTTATAGGGAGAAGCTACCTCTTCTGTTTTCTTCATTGATGGATCCAACAACCAATTTCTTCGTCCACCATCAGCCGAGGTAATCATTTTGGtctttgttatatatttatatatcatttaaGATCGCGAATGTAGTAGGCAGAGACACGATTCCGTTTAAGCAATACCATAAGGATCCATTagttgtggttttttttttggttcctcTTGATTGGCGATCACAAGAAAGATTCTCTCTTGTGTTGTTTCTTACTTAAGAATGAATTATTTTTGAGTGTTGGGGGCTTAGAATCAAATTAGTTGTTGATTAAATTTACTTTGAAATGAAATCCACAACAGGCGCTTCACATGTCGCTCTCTGAGGTATCTGCATCAGTATCTGCCTTGTTGGGTTTTGCACCTCCATCTACTTTGACTGCCCATGGCTCCTCCAAGGTTTCTTCATCCTTCTACTAATgttcgcttttttttttttttatatttttgtttgttaaaaaatcCTGTTACTTGATCATCTGATTTTGTTGTATATAGCTGAACAAGATTCTAAAGCCCAATCCGTTTGAGAGGCCTCGTGCTGCTTTTGTGCTAGAAATCGCCGGAGCTCATGGTATGCATGCAAAGGAAAAAGCTGTACTTTTCTGACATGAACCaacccttttttttatttatttcttaagttttttttactttacttGCAGATGCGCTTGTGGAAGCCTACACTAGTCATTCTTTCTTGGGCGATTCCATAAGAGGCAGTATCAGTTCTGATTCTTACAATGCTGATATTGAACTTCCAGGTTCCGTGATAGCTTGAACAGCACAAG
Proteins encoded in this region:
- the LOC130502001 gene encoding uncharacterized protein LOC130502001, whose translation is MKAFCIFVVSLLLTVNSRGEATSSVFFIDGSNNQFLRPPSAEALHMSLSEVSASVSALLGFAPPSTLTAHGSSKLNKILKPNPFERPRAAFVLEIAGAHDALVEAYTSHSFLGDSIRGSISSDSYNADIELPGSGVAVVSVNEPSSDVTDKDMNEFASWLGGSYVTDSAEPLTGLLSIPLADGANVEFHWKRGVVNLHGDLSHGIERPAELTVGRFVGINVLAQEYGK